The DNA segment ACATCGACCTGGAACACGAGCGAGAGATGCTCACCCATGAGATGCGCTCAACCTCCGGCCAGCGGCGCAAGAAGGCAGTGAAGCGGCTGCGGCTGGTGGAAGCCTTTCGCAAGAGCGGCAACCACCCGGAGTGGATGGTCATGACCGCCCTGCCTGTACTGCCGCCCGACCTGCGCCCAATGGTGCAGCTGGACGGCGGGCGTTTCGCCACCAGCGACCTCAACGACTTGTACCGGCGCGTCATCAACCGCAACAACCGGCTCAAGAGGCTGCTTGAGTTGGAGGCGCCGGAGATCATCATTCGCAACGAGAAGCGAATGTTGCAGGAAGCCGTGGATGCGCTCATCGACAACGGACGGCGCGGCCGCGCCATTTCCGGCAGCCACAATCACCGTCTGAAGTCACTGTCGGACCTCCTGCGGGGCAAGCAGGGGAGGTTCCGTCAGAACCTCCTGGGCAAGCGCGTCGACTACTCCGGGCGCTCCGTAATCGTCGTCGGCCCAACGCTGCAGTTGTACCAGTGCGGCCTGCCAAAGCGGATGGCGCTGGAGCTTTTCAAGCCATTTGTCATGCACCGATTGGTGGTGCAGGGGTTGGCGCACAACATCAAGAGCGCTAAGCGGGCCGTGGAGCGAGTGCGCCCCGAGGTCTGGGACGTGCTGGAAGAGGTCATCAAGGACCGGCCGGTGTTGATGAACCGTGCCCCCACGTTGCACCGTCTGGGCATCCAGGCGTTCATGCCCGTCCTCATTGAAGGAAGCGCCCCGCAGTTGCACCCGTTGGTATGCACCGCCTTCAACGCGGACTTTGACGGCGACCAGATGGCCATCCACGTCCCGCTTTCCCGCCGCGCAGTGCAGGAGGCGCGGCGCGTGATGCTGAGCATCTACAACATGCTCTCCCCGGCATCCGGCGAGCCGGTGGTCGCTCCGACGCTGGACATCGTGCTTGGGTGCTACTACCTGACCATGGAAAACGTCAATGCTCCTGGCGCCGGCAAGAAGTTCTCCTCTGGCGAAGAAGCTGAGATGGCGCACGAGATGGGGTTAGTGAACATCCAAGCCCCGGTGCAGATCTTACAGGGCAGCAACGGCCACGGCGCCTCGTGGATCGAGACTACCGTCGGGCGCCTGATTTTCCGCGACTTGCTGCCGGACTCCGTCGCCGAGGACCCCTCCAAGTGGAACAAGCTCATGGACAAGGGCGCCCTCAAGACATTGGTGTCGGACGCCTATCGGATTCTAGGCAACGAAGAGACGGCGGACATGCTGGACAAAATCAAGAACGCCGGCTTCCACTACGCCACCGTGTCCGGCATCACCATTGGAATCTCCGACCTGGAGGTGCCCGAACAGAAGTCCGGCGTCCTCGCCAGCGCGGAAGGACAGATCCAGCAGTTGGAAGAGCAGTTCCAGATGGGTCTGATCACGGAACGCGAGCGCTACGACCAGACCATCCGCATTTGGACGGACGCCAGTGACGAGGTGACCAGCCTCATCGAAAAGGCTCTGCCCTCGTACGGCGGCGTCTACCTGATGGCCACTTCCGGCGCGAAGGGAAACATCAGCCAGATCAAGCAGATGGCGGGGATGCGGGGCCTCATGTCGGACCCCAAGGGCTTCCTGATCCCGCTCCCCGTGAAGTCGAGCTTCCGCGAAGGCCTCAGCGTGCTGGAGTACTTCATCTCTACGCACGGCGCCAGAAAGGGACTGGCAGACACCGCGTTGCGGACTGCTGACAGCGGCTATCTGACGCGCCGCATGATTGACGTGGCACAGGATGTCATCATTCTCTCTGAAGATTGCGAGACGATGGCAGGCATCTGGGTCCGCCACGACTACGAGAAGGAGCGCAACAACTCAATTGCCAGCTTCGCCGAGAGACTTGTCGGCCGGGTGGTGTGCTCGCCAATCGCCGACCCCAACACAGGCGAGGTGCTGGTAGACAGGGACGAGATCATCAGCGCGGAAATGGCCAAGGATCTCTGGGAGGCCGGCGTGACCGAGGCTTACGTGCGGTCACCCCTGGCATGTGAGGCCGCGCGCGGCATCTGCCGCATGTGCTACGGCGTCATGCCCGCCACCGGCAAGATGGTCAACCTTGGCGACGCCGCTGGCATCATTGCCGCCCAGAGTATTGGCGAGCCGGGCACGCAGTTGACTATGCGCACATTCCACACGGGCGGTATCGCGGGCGTCGACATCACGAGCGGCATTCCGCGGGTTGAGGAGCTCTTTGAGGCGCGGGTGCCCAAGAACCACGCGATTCTCTCGCAAATCGACGGCACTGCTGAGGTCATAGACTCGCCGGAAGGCAAGCACATCCGTGTCGTGAGCACAGAGGAATACCGGGAAGAGTACCCGGTCGAGGACAACTACACCGTCGTTGTGCAGTCAGGCGACGTGGTGGAGCCCGGCGCGGCGCTGGCCCAGGCGACCGCAGCCGAAGGCGCCGCGCCGGAAGATGAAGACCTTCAACCAGTCGTCGCTCGGATGCCCGGCACCGTGTCCGTCAGCGACGGCAAGGTGACGGTGGCTTGGGAAGAGCAGGAAGAGCGCACCTACCTGGCGCCCCTGACCGCTCACGTCGTAGTCAGGACTGGCGACCCGGTAAAGGCGGGCCAGGAGCTTACCGCCGGCCAGAAGAACCCGCACGACATCCTGCTTATCCAGGGCCGCGACGCAGTGCACGATTACATCATTGAAGAGGTCCAAAAGGTCTACCGGTTCCAGGGCGTGAGCATGCACGACAAGCACATCGAGATCGTGATCCGGCAAATGATGCGGAAGGTGCGGGTCGACCACCAGGGCGACACTGAGCTGCTGCCGGGCGAGCCGGTGGACCGCGCCATCTTTGACGAAGCCAATCGCCGCGTGCTGGCTGAAGGCGGCGAACCCGCTCGCGCCACCCCGATGCTGCTCGGTATCACCAGAGCGTCGCTGGGAACGGAGAGCTTCCTTGCGGCAGCTTCCTTCCAGGAGACCACCCGCGTGCTCACTGAGGCTGCTATCTCCGGTTCCGTCGACCACCTGGCCGGCCTCAAGGAGAACGTGATCATTGGGCGACTCATCCCGGCGCGCATGGACATGACGGAAGAAGGCCGGGAGCGCCTCGGAATAGTGGCGGAAGAGGAAGCGGCCCGCGAAATGGCCGCTCGGCTTGCCCTCGAAGACGCGCAGCATGACGCCGAGCTGGAAGAGTTCTCCGCGTTAATGGCAATGGACCCGGTGGACGCCACCTTTAACGACGACTAGCATGGCCTCGGTCAACTCCACAATCGGTTCGTGAGGAAACCCGCCCACGGCGCAATGCCGTGGGCGGGCGTATGCGCCGCAAGCATCGCGGCCGGACAACGGAGGGCACGTGCCTATCGTCTACATTGCAGGCGACGCGCCGGGAGTCGGTGTCACTGCAGCTGCCACGGGACTTGCATCTCACCTCGGTGGCGTGGTGACTCTCGCCAAGGCCGCCTCCTTCCGTTCTCCTGACCCGGACGCCGCCTTTCACCGAGCGCTGCTTCCCCACGCCTCAGCCCCGGCAAGCTGGCCTGTTTCGCTCGAATCCGCCGATGACGTGGCTCGCTCGGTCACGCAGTTTGCGGGCGCTCCGGTGGCGGACGGCCTTGTCATTGTGGAGGGAGTAAGCGGGGCGGACAGCGCGTCAGATAGCCTGCGCGCAGATGTTGCCATAGCGGACGCGCTCAACGCGCGAGTAGTGCTCGTGAGCAGCCCGGCGTCGGCGCAGCCGGCGAGGGCCGCCGAAGCCTACGGTGACAGGCTTGCCGGTGTGATCATCAACCACGTCCCGGTTCACGGGACGCACACGGCCCGGGCAGAGACCTCCACGGCTTTCGAGGAGCAAGGTGTTCCTGTCCTCGGCCTCGTGCCTGAGGACCGGCGCATGTTGGCGCCAACAGTGCGCAACGTCGCAGAGCACCTCGGCGCACACTGCATCAATCACGGCGACCTCGAAGATCCGGATGTGGCATTGGACGCGCTCGTGGAGCACTTCATGCTGGGTGGCCTCTTCCTCGACACCGGCGTCTATGTCTTTGGCAGGCGCGAGGAGAAGGCGGTGATCGTAAGGGGCGACCGGCCGGACCTGCAGATGGCCGCGCTGGAGACGTCGACGGTGTGCCTGGTGCTGACCGAGGGCCGGCTGCCCGTGCAATACATCGTCCACCACGCCGATCTCAACCAGGTCCCAATGCTGCTCGTAGGCCGTCCCACGTTGGAGACAATGGAGGCTCTGCACAATGTCGGGGAGCGGGCCACCGTCCACAGCGCCCACAAGGCGCGGCGCTTTGGTCAGCTGCTCTCGGCGCATTGCGACCTCTCGCAGCTGACGGCGGCGTCGGCGGCCTAGTTACCCCTGCTGCGGCTCACGGATGCAGCCCGTGATGTGGTCGTTGACCATGCCCGCAGCTTGCATGAAGGCATAGCAGATCACCGCCCCCGCGAACTTGACCCCCCGCCGTTTCAGGTCCGCCGCCATTGCGTCCGACTCATCTGATCGCGCAGGGGTGTTCTCCCACGTGAGCGCTCCTTGCCTGCGCAGCGTTCGGCGCCCGGTGAATCCCCAGATATAGGCATCGAACGTACCAAACTCCGCCTGAACTTCAAGAAAGCGCTTGGTGTTGTTGATGAATGCGTCTATCTTGAGTCGGTTGCGCACGATGCCGGGATTGGCCAGGAGCCGCTCCCGGTGGGCGTCGGTATAGGCAGCTATTTTGTCCGCGTCGAAACCATCGAAGGCGGCACGGTAGGCCTCGCGCTTGTGCAGGATGGTGCGCCAGGAGAGGCCCGCCTGCGCGCCGTCGAGCAGAAGGAACTCGAGAAGCTTCCTGTCGTCATGGAGGGGGACGCCCCACTCCTCGTCGTGGTAACGCATCATGAGCGGGTCGTCCGGTCCGCCAAAGCAGCGAACGACCCGCTCATCACCGGATTGTGTCATTGGGGAAGCGCTATTCCAAGGTGGCTTCGACGCTAAGCTCGACGTTGCCCTTGAGCGCCTGAGAAATTGGGCACCCGTCCTTGGCGGCCTCCGCAGTCTCCTGGAATGCCGATGCCTCGATGCCGTCAACCTGGCCACTGACCTTGAGTGCACTGGACACCACCTTGAAGCCCGCGTCCACACGGTCGAAGGTGACGGTAGCGCTGACTTCAAGCTTAGTGGGTGGGGTGCCGTTGAGGTTGAGCATGTGGGAAAAGGCCATTGCGTAGCAGCTCGCGTGGGCTGCGGCCACTAGCTCCTCCGGGCTCGTCTTGCCCTCAGGCCCTTCCGTGCGCGACGCCCATGTGACCGGCAGACCATTGACGGCGCTGCTGGTGACCTGATTGATTGTGCCGTTGCCCTCAGCCAAGTTGCCGTTCCAGGTTACTTGTGCCTCTCTGACCGCTGCCATAAGTGAATCCTCCGTATGCTATTGCTGCTTGTTGACTCGGCGATGTGCACCGCACACGCCCACAGTTCGACCGCGGATTGCATTTGCGGGGCTATGCCAACGTCATTATACCGCACCCGCAGCAACGCGAAAGCCAAGGAAACCCGCCGGCGGGTTCCTGTTGCATTTTGCGGGGCAGCGCTACACCGCCCGCGCGCCGCTCTCTACTTTGCCATGCGGCCGGGGGCCTATCCCCTGCCCTGCTTTTCCGCGCCTCCTCGTAGCTGCGGGGGCTTCGGAATTGTTTTCAGATATCAATTCGTAGCTGTTAAGGATGTCCACAGCTACGAAAACGCACCCTCTATCTGGGAAACAATTCGTATCTGTAGCGGGCGGAAACGCGCGCCGGTTGGGGACTGTGCCGGCGCACTCTGTGCGTCCTGCTTTCGTCGTTCATGGCGAGAGGGTAGCGAGGGGGCTGGGCCGGGCGCAAGGGGGCCGTGTCATAGTGCGGTGGGGGTGGGAGCCAGAGTTGGGGCGTGGTTCGACAGGCTCACCACGAACGGGGCGGGGCTCAGGGCGAACGGGGAGGGGTTTTGTCCGTGGCAAGCCTGTCAGCGGCGCCAGCAGGCGGCGCCAACAATTGCCGATTTGTGGAAAGCGGAGTCCACCACTTAGAAGCAATCGCACGCGTTGGGATGTATGCTTATCCCGCAAGCAGTCACCACTGTGATCGAGGCGAGTTTCATGGCTGCCGACAGGAACACAGAAACCCTGCGCCGTATCGCCATTGTTGGTGGAGGGATTTCCGGGCTTGGGGCCGCATGGGCGCTGAACCGCCATCCAGACCGGTTTGATTTCCGGCTATTTGAGGCACAGGGCAGGGTTGGCGGCAACGCTGTCACGGTTGATATGCCCCAGGATGACGGCAGCTCAATCCCCTTTGACATTTCCGTCACCGCTCTTATTCCTTCGGTGTATCAGCACGTCCTCTTGTTGATGAAGCAATTCGACATCGAGATGGTCGACACCAGATTCAGCTACAGTGTGAAGTACCGCGGCCGCATCTACGCGCATGACTTTGACTCCGACATCAGGACCCAGTTGCAATTGGAGATAGCCAAGTTTCAGCGAGTGCTGAGGCGCCTGCGCAGGTTTGCCCCGCTGACCCACGCCAAGTCGAGGCTTGTAAACGCCCTCAATCCGTTCAATTACATCAGCATGGGGACGGTACTGAATCTGGCAGGATTCTCCGGGGACTTCAGGTACAAGATTCTGAAGCCCATGTTCGTCAACTTCCTGATGGCGACCAACGTGTTCGACATGCCTGCATCCCTGTTTGCGAGGTATCTCGAGTTCTTTGACATCGAAACCGCTACGCCCATGCAAACATGGGACCAGGGCACACGGCGCATCTACGAGAACCTGTCAGCCGGTTTCCAGGACAAGATCTATCTCAACCGCCCGGTCCAAAAGGTGTATCGAGAGAGGGCCGGCGTAGTGGTTGAGGACGAGGACGGAGTGCAGGAAAGGTTCGACGAGGTTATCTTCGCGTGCAATGCGAACCAGACGCTCATGGTCCTCGATAGCCCCACACTGCTGGAACGCTACATCCTCTCCTCGGTTCGCTACGAAAGCGAGTTGCACAACCACACTATCGTGCACTCGGACCCCTCTGTGCTGCCGGACAATGAAGCGCGGCCGTTGCAGATGCGGAGCAATCACATCGAGCAATACGGCGCCAGGCCGGACAACTACGAAATCACGTACATCATGCACAACCAGCAGCCATGGGCCAACAGGTCTGACAAGCCCTGTCTGGTTACCTACAACCCCGTCAGCCAGATCGACGAAAAGAAGGTCATCGCCAGGTGGTGGTTTCAGCACATCGTGCATGACGTCCGCCATGTGGCTTGGCTCGTTCAGGTGTTTTGCTTCATTCAGGGAAAGAGGCGGACGTGGCACTGTGGCGCGCATACGCTGGTCAATAGCCAGGAAACCTGCTTCGTCAGCGGGCTCGCCACCGCCAGGCAGATGGGCGCCGACTATCCCTTTGAGGATCCCGATGCCAAACGGTGGTTTAACCATTACGGGAGCATCATGTACGGTTGGGCTTTCAAGAAAGCGAAGGGCTGAAGACCACCGTCCGCCGGCATTGGAAATTCGTTGAAAAGCATCTGCGGTCGGGCGAAAGAGGTCTGCTACGACACCGGCGAATGCTTTGGCGCGCCGCTGGAGTCCGCCTTGCAGCTCTATCTGCACCGTTGTTTGCTCTCCTCCCTTTGTCAGCGTTATACTTTTCTCCATAACAAATTTGTTTATACAGGATTGTCCATCCAGGTGATGCGGGGAGGCCCAAAGTGACGACACAATCTGCAAGGGACGTGCCGACCCGAACGCTCACATTGCCCGAAGAACTCGTCCTGATGCTCCTCAACGAGGAGAACGGCTACTTTCACCAAGTGCCGGGCTGGGCCTTGAACTGCGCCATTGTCGGCGCAGCGCTCGCGGAACTCTCCCTCCAGTCCCGCATTGATACGGATATGGACTCCCTGTTCGTGGTGAACGCGACAGCAACGGGCGACCCCATTCTGGACCCCATCCTGAGCGAAATTGCGGGCGATCCAATAAAGCGAAGCGCCCAGTATTGGGTTGAACGGCTCGCTCCCCATGCGGAGTCGACCACTGACATGACCCTGGACCGCCTGGTTAATCTCAATGTGCTTGACCACCACGATGGCGATTTCTGGACGCTGTCTCGCACCGCCTGGCAGACGGAACTGTACACCGGCTCTCGGGAAGGCACCGCGGTTGAGTTCGTCAAGACCCGCATCGGCAAGGTGATCCTGGCCGACGAGATTCCTACCCCGAGGGACGTCATCATCATCGCCCTTATCAATACCTGCGACGTCTTCCGCTTCATTCTCCCGCTCGATGATGCTGCGGAGGAGAGAATTCATCTCGTCAGCAGGATGGATCTCATCGGCCGGTCCATCGCCGCCGCGGTCTCTCACAACCTCGCGGGCCCTCTGCTCCGACACTCCGCCCTTTCGAAGAAGATCCCAACCGTCCCTCTCCGAAAGTTGCTGCTCAGTCCACACATTCGGAAAGGCAATCTTCCCGCGCTCTTTGCGGAACTTACGCAAGAGTACGGCCCGGTGTTTCAGATCAACCCGCCCTTTGTAAAACCCATGACTTTCCTGGCCGGGCCGGAAGCAAACAAATGGGTGCATCGCAGCGGCCGCATGTACCTGAGAACCAAGGACTACTTTGCCGACTTTGAGAAGGTCTATGGGGCGAACGGCGTCCTGCCTTCCCTGGACGGCGCCGATCACTTTCGGCTTCGCAAGTCCCTCTCGTCCGCCTACTCCCGCGGAAGGCTGGAAGGGCAAATAGACAATCTTTACCGCTACATCCGGGGGTTCATGGCTGACTGGAAGGTTGGAGACGCCTACCAGGCGACGCTCATGTGCCGTTCGATGGTCAATGCGCAGCTCTCGCCCCTCATGCTCAGCGTGGAATCGCAGGACCTCCTCGTGGACTTGGCGAAATACAAGGAGCGGGCGCTGCTGGTGCATATCATGAAAGCGCTCCCCAAGTTCATGCTGCAGACGCCGGGAATGCGGCGCCGGGCCAAGATCGTCGACATCCTGCTGGAACGCGTCCAGGGCATGCACACCACCGCCCAGCGGGCGGGCAGCGCACGGGACCTGGCCGACGACCTTCTCAGCCTGCATGCCAGCGAACCGCAGTTCATGCCGGAGACGAACTTGCGTTTCGCGCTTTCGGCGGCGTTGGTCGCCAGTGTCTACCTGGGCGACGCCTTCAGCTTCGCCCTCTACGCCATGGCGTCGCAGCCCGAGCTCCAACGGATGATCCAGGCCGAAGCCGACGCCCTGTTCGAAAACGGCGACCCCGACAGTGAGGACTTCACCTTGTCAGCAGTCGACGTCACGCACCGCTTCCTTATGGAGTGCCTGCGCGTGTACCCCATCGTCCCCATGTCCATCCGCAACGTGATGAATTCGTGCATGGTTGAGGGCTACGAGATTCCGGTTGGGACACGACTCTACATCGGCCAGTCGGCCGCCCACTACATGCCGGAGGTTTTCCCTGATCCCTACAAATTCGACATCGACCGCTACCTGCCGCCACGCAACGAGCACCACAACCCAGGGTACGCCCCGTTCGGGCTTGGCACGCACACGTGCCTGGGCTCCCAGTGGATGAACCTGCAACTGACCATCAACGTGCTGATGGTGGCGCACTACTTCACGCTTGGGATTGCCCCCGCCAACTACAAGCTCAAGATCAATCCAATACCGTCGTTGAAGCCGAGCAGCAAGCTGAAGTTCCGCATCGCAGAGCAGAGGCGTGAGATAAACGTCTAATGCACGATGGTATAGTCCGAACGACAGGGGCCTAGAGGGGCTTGCGGGCCAGGAAGCAGTACAACGGCGTGAAGACCCCCGCCCTGCCCCCTGCGACATAGGCGCTGGCGGTCTGGTCCAGCAGCCCGACGACGTCCGCGGACCCCTTCGGGAACATCCCCAGCGCCTCAACCAGCCTGGACATCCCAATGATCGCTTTGCGGCCCAGCGGAATCCTGCGCAGACCGTTGCCCAGCTTCCTGGCCCCTCCGGTCTCCATGGGCTTGTACCACGGCGTGGTTGGACCGTTCCCCCCTACGGCCCGGTCCTTTGCCTCCATGATTTCAAATCCCGCCGTCTCCAGGGCCCGGTCCACCTCGCCCATAGTCGCGATATCCTTGAGCGCGATGCCGTGCATCAGCTCCTTCTTGATGTCCTGGTGCCGATTGTCTTCGGGATTGAACTTGCCAGTCATGCACATTTCCTGACCCCAGAAGAGGGCCCCGGGCTTCAGGACGCGGTAGATCTCGGCGAACGCGCCCGCCTTGTCCGGCGCATGGCACGTCGATTCGATCGCGTATCCCCGGTCGAACGTGTCGTCCGCGATGGCGCCCATGTCCATGAAGCTGCACCCGAGGTAGTCAACCATGTGGTCGATCCCCGCCTCGGCGTTCAGCTGTTTCGCCTTCTCCAACTGGACTTCACTGCTGTTGACCCCGACAACCCTGACACCGGCCTCCCGGACCACACGGCGCATCGGACCGCCGATCCCGCAACCGACATCGATCACGTCCATGCCCTGGCGCAACTCCAGCTTGGCGATCATCAACCGCTGGTGCCGGGCCTTGGAGTCCTCCAGGGTCTCCCCGGGAGATAGCGGCGCGAAGTGGAGGGACTCGCCCCAACCGAACACCAGGAACTCAGTGGAAAGGTCGTAGTATTCCCTGACGGTTTCGGCGTGGTCGTAACCCGCAGGGCCGGCGTCCTCGGTAGTCGCCCTGTGCAGCCATCCGGAGAAATGCTTCACACGGCGGCGGGCGTCCGATCCCCGGTACGCGGCCTTTAGCCCGTTGGACAGTTTACGGAATTGCATGAGTCTTCTTTCTAGGATGAGTTCTGTTCCTGATCGTAGCGCCGGTGCACGGAGTCGATGGCCGTGTCAAGCTCGTCCGCCCAGCGCATGAGATTGGCCCGCAGCCGCATGTTCTGGTACGCGCCCCAGACCGTCATGGCGGGCGGCACCACCAGGATGGACACAATCAGCGCGTAGGCGATGGTGATCCCCGCCGTTACGCCGAACTGCGCGGAGGCGGCCAGCGGCGAGATCACCAGCACGCCAAGCCCCAGCGCCGTCGTCATCGCGGAGCCCAGCAGCGCGGAGCCGGTGGTCCTGAGCGTCTGGATTGCAGCCCTCTCCGGATCGCGCACCTTGCCGTACTCCTCACGGTAGCGATGGATGATGTGGATGGTGTAGTCCACCCCGATTCCTATCGACAGCGCCGTGATGATTGATGTGATGATGGTGTAGGGGATGCCCAGCAGCGCCATCGTGCCCAGCACACAGATGAGGACGAGGACGATGGGCCCCACCGCAATGATCGCCAACGCGGGTTGGCGCACCGTCATCCAGAAGAAGAGGGCCAGGACGGTGAGGGCCACGGCGACCGTCACGGTGATCGACTCCGTCTGGTTCTCGGTGATGGCGTCCGTCACGGTGACCGATATGACGGTGTTGGAGGTCACGGTGATGGCATCGTCCTCGCCTTGCCAGACCGCCTCCACCTGCTGCTGGAGCGCCTTGGTCCGGGCGGGATCGTTGGTGTAGACCGGGAACTGGAGCAACATGGCGTCGATGCCGTTCGGGTCGTCGATCAGCAGGTGACTGAGAGTTGGGTCCCGCTCTCCAAGCGTGTCCAGGAACTCCTGCATCAGCGCCGGGTCGAGTTCGACGCTTGCCGAGGCCTCCCGGAAGAGCGCGGCAAGCTCCGGGTCGTACTTGTCGCCCGGCGCTCCGCTGTCGTCGATCCAGTCTTCAACCAGCAGATGGTACGACGCCTCGATCGGGCCGGACGCGGCGCCCGGACGCGACCGTTCATCCGCAAAGGCCCTGGTGAGGTCCTGCAGGTTCAGGAGCGTGCGGGTTTCCGTCGCCTCCGCTTTCAGGAGCACGCTGGCAAATTCGGTGGAGCCGCCAACGGCCGCGTCGAGGGTCGCCATGTCCGCGTGCACGTCGCCGTTCCTAGGCAGGATGTCGCGGATGTGGAATTCGGCTTCGATCCCCCGGGCCGCGAACCCAAGCGCAACCGTCACCGCGAGCACCGCGATAATGTAAGGAGCGGGGTTGCGCGTGACGCTCCTGCCCAGCGTCTCCGCCAACCGCTCGACGCCAGGCAGCGCGGTCGAGATCGGCCTGGCCGGCGGCAGGGTGCCGCGCGCCTCCCGCCGCCGGTCGACGATCACCCTGCCCGCCGGGACCAGCGTCAGCATCACGATCAAGCTCATGCCCACGGCAAGTCCGCCGACGATGCCGAAGTCCCCGACGATTTCAATGGGTGAGAAGAGGTTCGCCAGCAGGCTCACAATCGTCGTAACGGCGGCAAGCAGCAGCGGGACCACCACGATGCGCCAGCCCGCGCGGACAGCCCCCAGGACCTGCTCGCCCGCGTTGCGCTGCTCCCTGTAG comes from the Chloroflexota bacterium genome and includes:
- a CDS encoding MMPL family transporter, producing MSKILDWLSRLVTARPWLTVLVVLIITVLLGMGAERRAPPPETADTLPQGNAVAEALDEIDRLFSDSGEARVTTVLFRGDAITPAGLSQMDALLAQVAVEPGVAELLTATDPLIGPSLLYKAILQVGSFESVSQAEIDSAAVPPQFQLALDALTGNDDDGTPVSVATVRLRDTGDERINDAERTIHELALASKGMLQASTISFIVIEDEYVKATEEGMAPLIGLAFLLIAALLLLFMRTIIDLLLTLGGLFIAVIWIVGTEGWLGPNALGVIGPPNSLTTMVPIIMIGLTVDYAIQIVSHYREQRNAGEQVLGAVRAGWRIVVVPLLLAAVTTIVSLLANLFSPIEIVGDFGIVGGLAVGMSLIVMLTLVPAGRVIVDRRREARGTLPPARPISTALPGVERLAETLGRSVTRNPAPYIIAVLAVTVALGFAARGIEAEFHIRDILPRNGDVHADMATLDAAVGGSTEFASVLLKAEATETRTLLNLQDLTRAFADERSRPGAASGPIEASYHLLVEDWIDDSGAPGDKYDPELAALFREASASVELDPALMQEFLDTLGERDPTLSHLLIDDPNGIDAMLLQFPVYTNDPARTKALQQQVEAVWQGEDDAITVTSNTVISVTVTDAITENQTESITVTVAVALTVLALFFWMTVRQPALAIIAVGPIVLVLICVLGTMALLGIPYTIITSIITALSIGIGVDYTIHIIHRYREEYGKVRDPERAAIQTLRTTGSALLGSAMTTALGLGVLVISPLAASAQFGVTAGITIAYALIVSILVVPPAMTVWGAYQNMRLRANLMRWADELDTAIDSVHRRYDQEQNSS
- a CDS encoding class I SAM-dependent methyltransferase; amino-acid sequence: MQFRKLSNGLKAAYRGSDARRRVKHFSGWLHRATTEDAGPAGYDHAETVREYYDLSTEFLVFGWGESLHFAPLSPGETLEDSKARHQRLMIAKLELRQGMDVIDVGCGIGGPMRRVVREAGVRVVGVNSSEVQLEKAKQLNAEAGIDHMVDYLGCSFMDMGAIADDTFDRGYAIESTCHAPDKAGAFAEIYRVLKPGALFWGQEMCMTGKFNPEDNRHQDIKKELMHGIALKDIATMGEVDRALETAGFEIMEAKDRAVGGNGPTTPWYKPMETGGARKLGNGLRRIPLGRKAIIGMSRLVEALGMFPKGSADVVGLLDQTASAYVAGGRAGVFTPLYCFLARKPL